CTAATAATACTGGTGGCTGGTTTCAAGAatctgatgaccaattttcaaACATCTTCATGCGGATTAGGATTGAGCCAGAAGAAGAGACTGCATTGGTTGAACTGAGTCGTGGGCAGGAGCCTGTGGTGTTTGATCTGCATGAAGATTCGAATGCTGATGTTGAAGAATCGGATGGTCCTGGAGATGATTGGCTGGAAGAAACCATCTCCCAACATCTGAAGACTAGAAGATATCATACAACACCTGGTGTAAAACAGGCTGAGCATGAAGAGGCTGAAATTTGTGTGGTGTGCCAGAGTGAGTACGAAAACGAAGAGATATTGGCGACTCTTGCATGTGGACATGAGTACCATTCCAACTGCATCAAGGGATGGTTGATCAAGCGAAACGTTTGCCCAATTTGCAAGCGCACGGCACTTCCAAATTTTGACTGCAGTACGAGAATTGGATAGAcactaaattttctaattttagacTCAGATACTTGGCttggaaagaaagataaaaatAGAATTCAATGTTGCTACAGCAATTTCAAAacatatgaatgggatgttatGTCTTTAGTTTTAACCATTTGCCTGAATTGGATGATCCTAAGCAAACTGACAAATTATGCACGGTTTCGACAACCAATGGAGTTTCCCCATACACATAACCAAGAACTTAAAAAGAGTTGCTACAAGACCTACAAATTTAGAGAAGATGCTATAATAAAATCCGACTATTGCAATATATTTCTCATCCACATTGTGGAAATAATTACTCCTTTTGATCCATCCAAAATGAACAAATAATGAAACAATAAGATACAAGCAGAGACAATCATGTCTTAATCCGCACCTTAATTCAAATCTTGAGCAATCAAAGTACACTCCAACCTAAGGAATCCTAAAATATTCAAGCTAATTAGTGATACATTGTGGAAAAGCAATAAATGAGAGGAATGCCGACAAAACGAGGAAATCGCTGAGACCCTAGCTCTTGGTCGTACTGCCAAACATGGGATAGCTGAAGACTCTCTTACATAATATGCTAACAAAGGCTAAGTAGAAAACATATGGTACCGAAGAAAATATCTTTGCCATGAAAGATCTATGTGATTCAA
The DNA window shown above is from Coffea arabica cultivar ET-39 chromosome 5e, Coffea Arabica ET-39 HiFi, whole genome shotgun sequence and carries:
- the LOC140006641 gene encoding uncharacterized protein; translated protein: MQQKNDNSPPENHHSHIQQHRRRGQQQQQNHQYYPNYFPNQSMMYPHSLLPIYGFSSLEYPPYHHYPMLPGSSFTPSALPYNTAMLMQGNYVQATTGFDNHHHISQPANLVLPPPAGEYEENNTNNTGGWFQESDDQFSNIFMRIRIEPEEETALVELSRGQEPVVFDLHEDSNADVEESDGPGDDWLEETISQHLKTRRYHTTPGVKQAEHEEAEICVVCQSEYENEEILATLACGHEYHSNCIKGWLIKRNVCPICKRTALPNFDCSTRIG